A genomic stretch from Halichoerus grypus chromosome 5, mHalGry1.hap1.1, whole genome shotgun sequence includes:
- the SIKE1 gene encoding suppressor of IKBKE 1 isoform X1 — protein MSCTIEKILTDAKTLLERLREHDAAAESLVDQSAALHRRVAAMREAGTALPDQVGQRYQEDASDIKDMSKFKPHILLSQENTQIRDLQQENRELWVSLEEHQDALELIMSKYRKQMLQLMVAKKAVDAEPVLKAHQSHSAEIESQIDRICEMGEVMRKAVQVDDDQFCKIQEKLAQLELENKELRELLSISSESLQVRKENSMATASQAIK, from the exons CGACGCGGCCGCAGAGTCGCTAGTGGATCAGTCCGCCGCGCTGCACCGGCGAGTGGCCGCTATGCGGGAGGCGGGGACGGCGCTTCCGGACCAGGTCGGGCAGAGG TATCAAGAAGATGCATCCGATATAAAGGACATGTCCAAATTCAAACCTCACATTCTGCTGTCCCAAGAGAATACACAGATTAGAGACTTGCAGCAGGAAAACAGAG agCTATGGGTTTCCTTGGAGGAACACCAGGATGCTTTGGAACTCATCATGAGCAAGTACCGGAAGCAGATGTTACAATTAATGGTTGCTAAAAAGGCCGTGGATGCTGAGCCAGTCCTGAAAGCTCACCAGTCTCACTCTGCA GAAATTGAGAGTCAGATTGACagaatctgtgaaatgggagaagTGATGAGGAAAGCAGTTCAGGTGGATGATGACCAGTTTTGTAAAATTCAGGAAAAACTAGCCCAATTAGAG cttgaaAATAAGGAACTTCGAGAATTATTGTCCATCAGCAGTGAGTCTCTTCAGGTCAGGAAGGAAAACTCAATGGCCACTGCTTCCCAAGCCATCAAATAA
- the SIKE1 gene encoding suppressor of IKBKE 1 isoform X2 — protein sequence MSCTIEKILTDAKTLLERLREHDAAAESLVDQSAALHRRVAAMREAGTALPDQYQEDASDIKDMSKFKPHILLSQENTQIRDLQQENRELWVSLEEHQDALELIMSKYRKQMLQLMVAKKAVDAEPVLKAHQSHSAEIESQIDRICEMGEVMRKAVQVDDDQFCKIQEKLAQLELENKELRELLSISSESLQVRKENSMATASQAIK from the exons CGACGCGGCCGCAGAGTCGCTAGTGGATCAGTCCGCCGCGCTGCACCGGCGAGTGGCCGCTATGCGGGAGGCGGGGACGGCGCTTCCGGACCAG TATCAAGAAGATGCATCCGATATAAAGGACATGTCCAAATTCAAACCTCACATTCTGCTGTCCCAAGAGAATACACAGATTAGAGACTTGCAGCAGGAAAACAGAG agCTATGGGTTTCCTTGGAGGAACACCAGGATGCTTTGGAACTCATCATGAGCAAGTACCGGAAGCAGATGTTACAATTAATGGTTGCTAAAAAGGCCGTGGATGCTGAGCCAGTCCTGAAAGCTCACCAGTCTCACTCTGCA GAAATTGAGAGTCAGATTGACagaatctgtgaaatgggagaagTGATGAGGAAAGCAGTTCAGGTGGATGATGACCAGTTTTGTAAAATTCAGGAAAAACTAGCCCAATTAGAG cttgaaAATAAGGAACTTCGAGAATTATTGTCCATCAGCAGTGAGTCTCTTCAGGTCAGGAAGGAAAACTCAATGGCCACTGCTTCCCAAGCCATCAAATAA